In Malus sylvestris chromosome 15, drMalSylv7.2, whole genome shotgun sequence, a single genomic region encodes these proteins:
- the LOC126602713 gene encoding uncharacterized protein LOC126602713 produces MASTLTSTSTSCPSDHLGWASVPLDVLSVILNKLSEYVDHVRVAGVCKGWRSIAKLYNNSTQRWHRVLPPMLLFPENSKGKSRNIHSRTKMRGVLYGVSEGKTYENIQLSLPSLISRTKTKRYFFGCGHGWLAQVEHRPQCHVTLLNPFRKFESVSLPPLDIDAGSFAPQKVKNIKVKNIKVILSAVPNLNRDNYVVVAFSMYGKNRIAFFEGGQKDWTYTFGPYRFIDAIFCKGDLYAVECSGSTRRVSVFNVQSIFTKKAHSWQKPMARLVIETPRFSRFGYLVESTLENLFYIQKRWRPENGRIPRNDKRPPAKVMFRVYELAFSIDGGQLMAEAVEVTSIGDEVLFVGDNKTSASVLASDFPGCQRNSIYDADAVLNFAAGPFRRYSVVPFDMGIFNLDEKETTLEYNYKKNRWKPYILRLTPPVEGL; encoded by the coding sequence ATGGCCAGTACCTTAACCTCGACCAGTACTAGTTGCCCATCTGATCATTTAGGATGGGCAAGCGTTCCTCTAGATGTTCTCTCTGTGATTCTGAATAAGCTGTCAGAATATGTGGATCATGTTCGTGTTGCCGGCGTTTGCAAGGGATGGCGGTCTATTGCTAAACTCTATAACAACTCAACGCAGCGTTGGCATAGGGTGCTTCCTCCCATGCTACTGTTCCCTGAAAACTCCAAAGGAAAGAGTCGTAACATTCATAGCCGAACAAAGATGAGAGGAGTATTGTATGGCGTTTCGGAAGGAAAAACCTACGAGAATATTCAATTGTCGTTGCCTAGTCTTATTAGTAGGACGAAGACCAAGAGGTACTTTTTTGGCTGTGGTCATGGTTGGTTGGCCCAAGTAGAACATCGTCCTCAATGCCATGTTACTCTCCTCAACCCTTTCAGAAAATTTGAGAGCGTTTCTCTCCCTCCCTTGGATATCGATGCTGGCAGTTTTGCGCCGCAAAAAGTAAAAAACATAAAGGTAAAAAACATAAAGGTTATCTTGTCCGCAGTTCCCAACTTGAATCGAGACAATTATGTGGTTGTAGCATTCTCCATGTATGGGAaaaacaggattgctttctttgAAGGGGGACAAAAGGATTGGACTTACACGTTTGGGCCGTATAGGTTTATTGATGCTATCTTTTGCAAAGGTGATCTCTACGCAGTTGAATGTAGTGGAAGTACACGTCGTGTGTCAGTATTCAATGTCCAAAGCATCTTTACTAAAAAGGCCCATTCGTGGCAAAAACCAATGGCACGCCTTGTAATTGAAACGCCAAGATTTTCTCGTTTCGGATATCTTGTGGAATCAACCTTAGAAAACCTGTTCTATATTCAGAAACGTTGGCGTCCAGAAAATGGTAGGATTCCTCGCAATGACAAGCGGCCGCCGGCCAAAGTGATGTTTAGGGTTTACGAGTTGGCTTTCAGTATTGATGGGGGACAATTGATGGCGGAGGCGGTTGAGGTAACAAGTATCGGTGACGAAGTTTTGTTCGTTGGTGACAACAAGACATCGGCATCTGTTTTAGCTTCAGATTTTCCTGGGTGTCAGCGGAACTCCATATACGATGCGGATGCTGTATTAAATTTTGCAGCAGGGCCCTTTCGTCGATATTCAGTAGTACCGTTTGATATGGGTATCTTCAACTTAGACGAGAAAGAGACCACTCTGGAAtataactataaaaaaaatcgtTGGAAGCCATACATACTTCGGTTAACCCCACCAGTTGAGGGACTCTGA
- the LOC126605267 gene encoding uncharacterized protein LOC126605267 codes for MYANLAKGQAFPLAIRVCSWPKSFHTSKFQSLQIGSRPKPPINLRSIKLTKPTCGFGEKNCGLSHLVRFSTGSYCEIPETGVVTKPRSVSGGFRIRSGAQSWCFVRGRGFSSCSGQGVDGGSGVGRAGKRLPWLPAAKARGAKGLEKGTTAKTSVSSWEESAKRLEEVSDNGSWGEAAKRLDGDSSESSWGKSGNRLEEETNSKTGRASWDVSRKNYIRKSGPLQYGSREGRTERGTSVKDRQSDYRGRDKRLDEADTAKSYVRKSGTSEQWGRESRTGRGSVVKDRQSDYRGRDRRFEKADTEGDVEEEGDEQEEEMEAVDDPRWDRIQNKFSGMEDVKPGRERPEFRRWNRQEDWGKKTWKEATESSVPSMIGQSVYGVGPVLAALSAGRREFYALYVQEGMDLSKNNRKKKDKKGFERILMMADKIGLNVKDVSKHDLNMATDNRPHQGLVLDASPLEMVKINELDPVSVEEDKGSLWVALDEVTDPQNVGAIIRSAYFFGASGVVLCAKNSAPLSGVVSKASAGSLELMELRYCKNMMQFLTSSAENGWRVLGGSVSAKAIPLNEVAPSVPTILVLGSEGTGLRPLVERSCTDLIRIPGNIPVEITAGGFDDTETVKGNHVCSAEEFRSFLAVESLNVSVAAGVLLHHLTGNNNNEDVHAVNQQTDELD; via the coding sequence ATGTATGCGAATTTAGCAAAAGGCCAAGCATTTCCCTTGGCAATTAGGGTTTGTTCGTGGCCCAAATCGTTTCAcacctcaaagtttcaatctttaCAAATCGGGTCTCGTCCAAAACCCCCAATAAACCTAAGGTCGATCAAACTCACAAAACCAACATGCGGGTTTGGTGAAAAAAATTGTGGGTTGTCACATTTGGTTCGTTTTTCAACCGGTTCGTATTGTGAGATTCCGGAAACTGGGGTTGTTACAAAACCCAGAAGTGTTTCTGGTGGGTTTAGGATTAGAAGTGGTGCACAGAGTTGGTGTTTTGTAAGAGGTAGAGGTTTTTCGAGTTGCTCGGGTCAGGGAGTTGATGGAGGGAGTGGTGTGGGTAGAGCTGGGAAAAGACTGCCATGGTTGCCGGCAGCAAAGGCTAGGGGAGCAAAAGGGTTGGAGAAAGGAACTACGGCGAAGACATCTGTTTCGTCTTGGGAGGAATCTGCTAAGAGGTTAGAGGAAGTTAGTGATAATGGTTCTTGGGGAGAAGCGGCAAAGAGATTAGATGGAGATAGTAGTGAGTCGTCTTGGGGAAAATCGGGAAATAGGTTAGAGGAAGAAACAAATTCGAAAACTGGCCGTGCTTCTTGGGATGTGTCAAGAAAAAATTACATTCGGAAAAGTGGTCCATTGCAGTATGGGAGCAGAGAAGGTAGAACTGAAAGGGGAACTTCGGTAAAGGATCGTCAGAGTGATTACCGTGGGAGGGACAAAAGATTGGACGAAGCCGATACAGCAAAAAGTTATGTTAGGAAAAGTGGTACATCGGAGCAATGGGGTAGAGAAAGTAGGACTGGAAGGGGAAGTGTGGTAAAGGATCGTCAGAGTGATTACCGAGGGAGGGACAGAAGATTTGAGAAAGCTGATACAGAAGGAGatgtagaagaagaaggagacgaacaagaagaagaaatggaggcTGTTGATGATCCAAGGTGGGATCGTATTCAAAACAAGTTCAGTGGAATGGAAGATGTAAAACCTGGACGTGAGAGACCTGAGTTTCGAAGGTGGAATAGGCAGGAAGATTGGGGTAAGAAGACATGGAAAGAGGCTACTGAATCGTCCGTGCCTAGTATGATTGGCCAAAGTGTTTATGGCGTTGGTCCAGTTTTGGCTGCTTTGTCAGCTGGAAGAAGAGAATTTTATGCATTGTATGTTCAAGAAGGGATGGATTTGAGCAAAAATAATAGGAAGAAGAAGGACAAGAAGGGCTTTGAGAGAATTTTAATGATGGCTGACAAGATTGGGTTAAACGTAAAGGATGTGTCCAAGCATGATCTTAATATGGCTACTGATAATCGACCTCATCAGGGTCTGGTTCTAGATGCTTCTCCGTTGGAGATGGTGAAAATTAATGAATTGGACCCCGTTTCAGTTGAGGAAGATAAGGGCTCTCTTTGGGTTGCTTTGGATGAGGTTACGGATCCTCAGAATGTGGGAGCAATCATCAGGTCTGCTTATTTCTTTGGAGCTTCTGGGGTGGTGTTATGTGCCAAGAATTCAGCTCCACTGAGTGGAGTGGTGAGCAAAGCAAGTGCAGGCTCACTTGAGTTAATGGAGTTGAGATACTGCAAAAATATGATGCAGTTCCTAACATCCTCAGCCGAAAATGGTTGGCGAGTTCTTGGAGGTTCTGTTTCTGCCAAGGCTATACCTTTGAACGAGGTTGCACCTAGTGTACCAACAATTCTTGTTCTGGGAAGTGAGGGCACTGGGTTGAGACCTTTGGTGGAAAGATCTTGCACTGATTTGATTAGAATCCCAGGGAATATTCCCGTGGAAATTACTGCTGGTGGATTTGATGATACTGAAACCGTGAAAGGGAATCATGTGTGCTCAGCTGAAGAGTTTCGATCATTTTTGGCCGTGGAGAGCTTAAATGTCAGCGTTGCAGCTGGTGTGCTGcttcatcacttaacgggaaaCAATAACAATGAGGATGTCCATGCGGTTAATCAGCAGACTGACGAACTTGACTGA
- the LOC126606049 gene encoding uncharacterized protein LOC126606049, translating into MPPSALDRLVSNLQVDYPMLFELSNPGNSGRVAHCGVSEFVADEGLMYLPYWMMKKLLLQEGDIVRVKNKSLVKGTYMKLQPHAMNFLDISDPKAVLETALRRYSCLATGDIIMVPYNNKEYYIDVIETNPSPAICIIDTDCEVDFAPPLDYVEPQKPAVPSTQSKKRSREAEREEEPPEKIPKFSPFTGSVRRLDGKPALDQPVAPVSSPGILKQNQLESENGTKGSMLSTSVSAHRPKGKLVFGTNGLSANHPTNETPKFVPQKSSQEQSQKAEKPKLQAFTGKKYTLQG; encoded by the coding sequence ATGCCGCCCTCAGCCCTCGACCGCCTAGTGTCAAATTTACAGGTCGATTACCCCATGTTGTTTGAACTCAGCAATCCTGGTAATTCTGGACGAGTTGCTCACTGTGGGGTGTCGGAATTTGTCGCTGATGAGGGCCTAATGTATTTACCATACTGGATGATGAAGAAGCTGCTTTTGCAAGAAGGCGATATTGTTCGGGTGAAAAACAAGAGCCTTGTGAAGGGAACATACATGAAGTTGCAGCCTCACGCCATGAATTTTCTTGACATATCAGACCCGAAAGCTGTTTTGGAAACTGCTTTGAGGAGATACTCGTGTTTAGCCACTGGTGACATTATCATGGTTCCTTATAACAATAAGGAGTACTACATTGACGTAATCGAGACAAATCCTTCCCCTGCAATCTGTATAATTGATACCGACTGCGAGGTTGATTTTGCCCCTCCACTTGATTATGTGGAGCCTCAAAAGCCAGCAGTGCCATCTACTCAATCTAAGAAGAGATCGAGAGAAGCCGAAAGGGAAGAAGAACCACCTGAGAAGATTCCAAAATTCAGCCCCTTTACTGGTTCAGTAAGAAGATTGGATGGAAAACCGGCATTGGACCAACCAGTTGCACCGGTTTCCTCTCCCGGCATTCTCAAGCAGAACCAACTGGAGAGTGAGAATGGAACCAAAGGCTCTATGTTATCAACTTCTGTGTCAGCGCATCGACCTAAAGGAAAGCTTGTGTTTGGTACAAATGGTTTAAGTGCCAACCATCCCACGAATGAAACCCCAAAATTTGTCCCACAGAAGAGCAGCCAAGAGCAGTCTCAGAAGGCCGAAAAGCCAAAGTTGCAAGCATTCACAGGAAAGAAGTATACACTGCAAGGATGA
- the LOC126605488 gene encoding uncharacterized protein LOC126605488 codes for MSQSPSPENPLQSAGFRLGGVKSSTLRYDDRRSGAGGGYPSGSFLCDPTRPKIWPQHTTRVFDMMDDFVSGIWCCDQLRVITLRFHSSLCIFFSCNTAVSVRKPFKTRIS; via the exons ATGTCTCAGTCGCCATCGCCGGAAAATCCACTCCAATCtgcag GATTTCGACTCGGCGGTGTAAAGAGCTCAACTTTGAGATATGATGATCGCCGCAGCGGTGCTGGTGGCGGTTATCCTTCTGGTAGCTTTCTTTGTGATCCCACGAGGCCCAAAATATg GCCGCAGCATACTACCCGAGTCTTTGACATGATGGACGACTTCGTATCGGGGATCTGGTGCTGTGACCAACTTCGAGTCATTACTTTGAGATTCCATTCTTCTCTTTGCATTTTCTTTTCATGCAACACTGCTGTATCTGTAAGAAAGCCCTTCAAAACTCGTATTTCATAG
- the LOC126605487 gene encoding uncharacterized protein LOC126605487 — MSALDPLDSLLFSLSRAFCSPLAVFVQIQGCLICLLLAFGWACAAYVRNREINRMKDSMQRGNSFAFLCHDITELEHSNQLKLPRVTVVMPLKGFGEHNLHNWRTQVTSLYGGHLEFMFIVESTEDPAYHAVSMLLSELKDEVDAKIVVAGISTTCSQKIHNQLIGVEKMHKASKYVLFLDDDVRLHPGSIGALTTEMEKNPDIFIQTGYPLDLPSGSLGSYCIYEYHMPCSMGFATGGRTFFLWGGCMMMHADDFRLNRYGVVTGLKNGGYSDDMTLAAIAGAHKRLITSPPVAVFPHPLASDLTFPRYWNYLRKQTFVLESYTTTVNWIMNRALFTVHCYLSWGFVAPFLMAIIHITAALRMYIKGYSIEETTFTFRGLKLVGCLATCTIIELLSMWNLTRIEVHLCNMLSPEATKLSLATYNWSLVFIALIVDNFLYPVSAFRSHFSQSINWSGIRYHLKDGKIFKIERSKDMGPVYTDLGGKHLGKKGAPPKLSFLSSLARSLAQWRQPKKYDI; from the exons ATGTCTGCATTGGATCCTCTCGATTCGCTCCTCTTTTCTCTCAGCAGAGCGTTCTGCAGCCCGCTAGCAGTTTTCGTTCAGATCCAG GGATGTCTAATCTGTTTGCTTCTTGCTTTCGGATGGGCTTGTGCGGCTTATGTCAG GAATAGAGAGATTAATCGGATGAAGGATAGTATGCAACGAGGCAATAGCTTTGCTTTCCTTTGCCATGATATCACTGAACTTGAGCACTCAAATCAGCTCAAACTGCCAAGAGTAACAGTTGTTATGCCTTTGAAGGGATTTGGAGAACACAACTTACACAACTGGAGAACCCAG GTCACTTCTCTCTATGGTGGTCACTTAGAATTTATGTTTATCGTGGAAAGCACAGAAGACCCTGCTTATCATGCTGTATCTATGCTACTATCAGAGCTTAAG GATGAGGTTGATGCTAAGATTGTTGTGGCTGGTATTTCAACAACCTGTAGTCAGAAAATTCACAACCAATTG ATTGGAGTGGAGAAAATGCACAAGGCCAGCAAGTATGTATTGTTTTTGGATGACGATGTTAGGCTTCACCCTGGATCGATTGGAGCCCTAACCACGGAGATGGAGAAAAATCCTGAT ATATTTATCCAAACCGGATACCCCCTTGATTTGCCTTCGGGAAGCTTAGGGAGTTACTGCATTTATGAATACCATATG CCTTGCTCAATGGGCTTTGCTACTGGTGGAAGGACATTCTTTTTGTGGGGAGGATGCATGATG ATGCATGCAGATGATTTTAGACTCAACCGCTATGGAGTGGTCACAGGACTTAAAAATGGTGGTTACTCTGATGATATGACTCTTGCAGCTATAGCCG GTGCTCATAAAAGGCTCATCACATCACCTCCAGTTGCCGTTTTCCCCCATCCGCTTGCAAGTGATCTTACTTTTCCAAG GTATTGGAATTACTTGAGGAAGCAGACATTTGTGTTGGAATCATATACAACAACAGTTAACTGGATTATGAACCGTGCATTGTTTACCGTCCACTGCTATCTCTCATGGGGATTTGTAGCACCATTCTTAATGGCCATTATTCATATCACCGCAGCCCTACGAATGTATATTAAGGGGTATTCAATCGAGGAAACAACCTTCACTTTTCGTG GATTGAAACTGGTAGGCTGCCTAGCGACATGCACAATTATCGAACTTCTTTCGATGTGGAACTTGACCAGGATAGAAGTTCATCTATGCAACATGTTATCACCGGAGGCGACTAAACTCTCACTTGCTACTTACAACTGGAGCCTT GTATTTATTGCACTCATTGTAGATAATTTTTTGTACCCCGTCTCTGCCTTCCGTTCTCATTTCTCTCAGTCGATAAATTGGTCTGGTATTCGATATCACTTAAAGGATGGGAAGATATTCAAG ATCGAACGAAGCAAGGATATGGGTCCAGTATATACGGATTTGGGAGGAAAGCATTTAGGGAAGAAAGGAGCTCCTCCGAAATTGTCATTCCTGAGCTCTTTGGCCAGAAGTTTGGCACAATGGCGCCAGCCGAAGAAATACGATATCTAG
- the LOC126601258 gene encoding senescence/dehydration-associated protein At4g35985, chloroplastic-like: MGCFSRSRSPKPKTSPPTSPPPQYQTQNPTQQYQQPKNLQQQVLFRIPGCKVHLMDEGETLELANGDFVLENILENNVSLATIIKVGEEIQWPLTNDEPVVKLDALHYLFSLPMKDGDPLSYGVTFPDQYESNLGFLDSYLKEHSCFSTTSTKNNNKGVDWKEYAPRIEDYNNVLAKAIAGGTGQIVRGIFMCSNAYTNQVQKGGETTLARPVEGKSYVKEQGSNSSERSAAKKKNGINVNLKRVKNLSKMTSELSKSMLDGVGIMTGSVMGPVVNSQAGKAFFAMVPGEVLLASLDGINKILDAAEVAEKQALSATSGAATRMVSNRFGESAGETTEDVFATTGHIANTAWNIFKIRKAINPASSVKTGVLKNAAKSRNQYS, translated from the exons ATGGGTTGCTTCAGTCGGTCACGCAGTCCTAAGCCCAAAACCTCCCCTCCCACCTCACCTCCGCCGCAGTACCAAACCCAGAACCCTACTCAGCAATACCAACAACCCAAAAACCTCCAGCAGCAAGTCCTCTTCCGAATCCCAGGATGCAAAGTCCACCTCATGGACGAAGGAGAAACCCTAGAGCTCGCAAACGGCGACTTCGTCCTCGAAAACATCTTGGAAAACAACGTCTCGCTCGCCACCATAATCAAAGTCGGCGAAGAAATTCAGTGGCCGTTGACAAATGACGAGCCGGTTGTGAAGCTCGACGCTTTGCACTATCTCTTCTCCCTCCCCATGAAAGACGGCGATCCTCTGAGCTACGGCGTGACATTTCCCGACCAATACGAAAGTAACTTGGGGTTTCTGGACTCGTATTTGAAAGAACACTCTTGCTTTAGTACCACATCGACCAAGAATAATAATAAGGGGGTTGATTGGAAGGAGTATGCTCCAAGGATTGAAGATTATAATAATGTGTTGGCCAAAGCAATTGCAGGAGGGACTGGTCAGATTGTGAGGGGAATCTTTATGTGTAGCAATGCTTACACcaatcag GTCCAAAAAGGAGGGGAAACGACATTGGCTCGTCCCGTGGAGGGGAAAAGTTATGTCAAAGAACAAGGAAGTAATAGCAGCGAAAGGTCTGCTGCGAAAAAGAAGAATGGAATCAACGTGAACTTAAAACG TGTGAAAAATTTGTCAAAGATGACATCAGAGCTGAGCAAATCTATGCTTGATGGGGTTGGTATTATGACCGGATCGGTGATGGGTCCGGTGGTTAATTCCCAAGCAGGGAAGGCATTCTTTGCCATGGTTCCGGGAGAGGTCCTCTTGGCTTCACTTGATGGCATCA ATAAGATTTTGGATGCAGCTGAAGTTGCTGAGAAACAAGCTCTTTCTGCCACCTCAGGTGCTGCAACTAGAATGGTCAGCAACAG GTTTGGGGAGAGTGCAGGGGAGACAACCGAGGATGTGTTTGCAACAACAGGGCATATTGCTAACACTGCTTGGAACATCTTCAAAATTAGAAAGGCCATCAATCCAGCCTCATCTGTCAAAACAGGAGTACTCAAGAATGCTGCCAAAAGTAGAAACCAATATTCTTAA
- the LOC126604735 gene encoding mitochondrial import inner membrane translocase subunit TIM17-2-like: protein MGTPETSREPCPDRILDDIGGAFGMGAVGGSAFHFIKGVYNSPSGARFIGGSQAVRMNAPRVGGSFAVWGGLFSAFDCTMVYVRQKEDPWNSIIAGAATGGFLQMRQGLGASARSAAFGGVLLALIEGAGIMLNKFMSQQQQMPVVIEEPANMAGMPGLPPMGRAPGQPGPPEMATSVGSGAEANSSSGSWFGGWFEKGKEPEAKRSGSETKILESFDAPPVPTFEFK, encoded by the coding sequence ATGGGAACTCCAGAAACATCCCGAGAACCGTGCCCCGACCGCATCCTCGACGACATAGGCGGCGCCTTCGGCATGGGCGCTGTCGGCGGTTCCGCCTTCCACTTCATCAAGGGCGTCTACAACTCCCCCTCCGGCGCCCGGTTCATAGGCGGCTCCCAGGCCGTCCGGATGAACGCGCCGCGCGTCGGCGGAAGCTTCGCCGTCTGGGGAGGCCTGTTCTCCGCCTTCGACTGCACCATGGTCTACGTCCGCCAGAAGGAGGACCCCTGGAACTCCATCATCGCCGGCGCCGCCACCGGTGGCTTCCTCCAGATGCGCCAGGGGCTTGGCGCCTCGGCCCGATCGGCTGCCTTCGGTGGCGTTCTCCTGGCGCTGATTGAAGGAGCTGGGATCATGCTTAATAAGTTTATGAGCCAGCAGCAGCAGATGCCGGTTGTGATTGAAGAGCCGGCGAATATGGCCGGTATGCCTGGGCTTCCTCCTATGGGCCGGGCTCCGGGTCAGCCTGGCCCACCGGAGATGGCAACGTCCGTCGGCAGCGGCGCTGAGGCGAATTCGAGCTCAGGATCCTGGTTTGGAGGATGGTTCGAAAAGGGGAAGGAGCCTGAGGCTAAGAGAAGTGGAAGTGAGACGAAGATTTTGGAGAGTTTCGATGCACCGCCAGTGCCGACCTTCGAGTTTAAGTGA